The following are encoded together in the Ovis aries strain OAR_USU_Benz2616 breed Rambouillet chromosome X, ARS-UI_Ramb_v3.0, whole genome shotgun sequence genome:
- the MED12 gene encoding mediator of RNA polymerase II transcription subunit 12 isoform X16, protein MAAFGILSYEHRPLKRPRLGPPDVYPQDPKQKEDELTALNVKQGFNNQPAVSGDEHGTAKNVNFNPAKISSNFSSIIAEKLRCNTLPDIGRRKPQVNQKDNFWLVTARSQSAINTWFTDLAGTKPLTQLAKKVPIFSKKEEVFGYLAKYTVPVMRAAWLIKMTCAYYAAISETKVKKRHIDPFTEWTQIITKCLWEQLQKMAEYYRPGPAGSGGCGSTIGPLPHDVEMAIRQWDYNEKLAMFMFQDGMLDRHEFLTWVLECFEKIRPGEDELLKLLLPLLLRYSGEFVQSAYLSRRLAYFCTRRLALQLDGVSSHSSHVMSAQSTSTLPTTPAPQPPTSSTPSTPFSDLLMCPQHRPLVFGLSCILQTILLCCPSALVWHYSLTDSRIKTGSPLDHLPIAPSNLPMPEGNSAFTQQVRAKLREIEQQIKERGQAVEVRWSFDKCQEATAGFTIGRVLHTLEVLDSHSFERSDFSNSLDSLCNRIFGLGPSKDGHEISSDDDAVVSLLCEWAVSCKRSGRHRAMVVAKLLEKRQAEIEAERCGESEAADEKGSIASGSLSAPSAPIFQDVLLQFLDTQAPMLTDPRSESERVEFFNLVLLFCELIRHDVFSHNMYTCTLISRGDLAFGAPGPRPPSPFDDPADDPERKEAEGSSSSKLEDPGLSESMDIDPSSSVLFEDMEKPDFSLFSPTMPCEGKGSPSPEKPDVEKEVKPPPKEKLEGTLGVLYDQPRHVQYATHFPIPQEESCSHECNQRLVVLFGVGKQRDDARHAIKKITKDILKVLNRKGTAETDQLAPIVPLNPGDLTFLGGEDGQKRRRNRPEAFPTAEDIFAKFQHLSHYDQHQVTAQVSRNVLEQITSFALGMSYHLPLVQHVQFIFDLMEYSLSISGLIDFAIQLLNELSVVEAELLLKSSDLVGSYTTSLCLCIVAVLRHYHACLILNQDQMAQVFEGLCGVVKHGMNRSDGSSAERCILAYLYDLYTSCSHLKSKFGELFSDFCSKVKNTIYCNVEPSESNMRWAPEFMNDTLENPAAHTFTYTGLGKSLSENPANRYSFVCNALMHVCVGHHDSDRVNDIAILCAELTGYCKSLSAEWLGVLKALCCSSNNGTCGFNDLLCNVDVSDLSFHDSLATFVAILIARQCLLLEDLIRCAAIPSLLNAACSEQDSEPGARLTCRILLHLFKTPQLNPCQSDGNKPTVGIRSSCDRHLLAASQNRIVDGAVFAVLKAVFVLGDAELKGSGFTVTGGTEELPEEEGGGGSGSRRQGGRNISVETASLDVYAKYVLRSICQQEWVGERCLKSLCEDSNDLQDPVLSSAQAQRLMQLICYPHRLLDNEDGENPQRQRIKRILQNLDQWTMRQSSLELQLMIKQTPNNEMNSLLENIAKATIEVFQQSAETGSSSGNAASNMPSSSKTKPVLSSLERSGVWLVAPLIAKLPTSVQGHVLKAAGEELENGQHLDTSSRKERDRQKQKSMSLLSQQPFLSLVLTCLKGQDEQREGLLTSLYSQVHQIVTNWKDDHYLDDCKPKQLMHEALKLRLNLVGGMFDTVQRSTQQTTEWAVLLLEIIISGTVDMQSNNELFTTVLDMLSVLINGTLAADMSSISQGSMEENKRAYMNLVKKLRKELAERQSDSLEKVYQLLPLPKPTRDVITCEPQGSLIDTKGNKIAGFDSIFKKEGLQVSTKQKISPWDLFEGLKPSAPLSWGWFGTVRVDRRVARGEEQQRLLLYHTHLRPRPRAYYLEPLPLPPEDEEPPAPTLLEPEKKAPEPPKTDKPGAAPPSTEERKKKSTKGKKRSQPAVKTEDYGMGPGRSGPYGVTVPPDLLHHANPGSISHLSYRQSSIGLYTQNQPLPAGGPRVDPYRPVRLPMQKLPTRPPYPGVLPTTMTGVMGLEPASYKTSVYRQQQPAVPQGQRLRQQLQAKISQGMLGQSSVHQMTPSSSYGLQTSQGYTSYVSHVGLQQHTGPAGTMVPPSYSSQPYQSTHPSTNPTLVDPTRHLQQRPSGYVHQQAPTYGHGLTSTQRFSHQTLQQTPMIGTMTSLGPQGVQAGIRSASILPEQQQQQQQQQQQQQQQQQQQQQQQQQQYHIRQQQQQQQQQQILRQQQQQQQQQQQQQQQQQQQQQQQAHQQQQQQAAPPQPQPQSQPQFQRQGLQQTQQQQQTAALVRQLQQQLSNTQPQPNTNIFGRY, encoded by the exons ATGGCGGCCTTCGGGATCTTGAGCTACGAACACCGGCCCCTGAAGCGGCCGCGGCTGGGGCCTCCTGATGTGTACCCTCAAGATCCCAAACAGAAGGAG GATGAATTAACGGCCTTGAATGTAAAACAAGGTTTCAATAACCAGCCCGCTGTCTCTGGGGATGAACATGGCACTGCCAAGAATGTCAACTTTAATCCTGCCAAG ATCAGTTCCAACTTCAGCAGCATCATTGCAGAGAAGTTACGTTGTAACACCCTCCCTGACATTGGTAGAAGGAAGCCCCAAGTGAACCAGAAGGACAACTTCTGGCTGGTGACTGCACGATCCCAGAGTGCCATTAATACTTGGTTTACTGATCTGGCTGGCACCAAGCCACTCACACAACTAGCCAAAAAG GTCCCCATTTTCAGTAAGAAGGAAGAAGTGTTTGGGTATTTAGCCAAATACACAGTGCCTGTGATGCGGGCTGCCTGGCTCATTAAGATGACCTGTGCCTACTATGCAGCAATCTCAGAGACCAAGGTTAAGAAGAGACATATTGACCCCTTCACAG AATGGACTCAGATCATCACCAAGTGCTTATGGGAGCAGCTTCAAAAGATGGCTGAATACTACCGACCAGGGCCTGCTGGAAGTGGGGGCTGTGGCTCCACTATAGGGCCCTTACCCCATGATGTTGAGATGGCAATCCGGCAGTGGGACTACAACGAGAAGCTGGCCATGTTCATGTTTCAG GACGGAATGCTGGACAGACATGAGTTCCTGACCTGGGTACTTGAGTGTTTTGAGAAAATCCGTCCTGGAGAGGATGAACTGCTTAAActgctgctgcccctgctgcTTCGA TACTCTGGAGAGTTTGTTCAGTCTGCATACCTCTCCCGCCGCCTTGCCTACTTCTGTACACGGAGACTGGCCCTGCAGCTGGATGGTGTGAGCAGTCACTCATCTCATGTGATGTCTGCTCAGTCGACAAGCACACTGCCCACCACCCCTGCTCCTCAGCCCCCAACTAGCAGCACACCCTCTACACCCTTTAGTGACCTGCTTATGTGCCCTCAGCACCGGCCCCTAGTTTTTGGCCTCAGCTGTATCCTTCAG ACCATCCTGCTGTGTTGTCCTAGTGCCCTGGTTTGGCACTATTCACTGACTGATAGTCGAATCAAGACTGGCTCACCACTTGACCACCTGCCTATTGCCCCCTCCAACCTGCCCATGCCAGAGGGCAACAGTGCCTTCACTCAGCAG GTTCGTGCAAAGTTGCGGGAGATCGAGCAACAGATCAAGGAGCGAGGACAGGCCGTTGAGGTTCGCTGGTCTTTTGATAAGTGCCAGGAAGCTACTGCAG GCTTCACCATTGGACGAGTACTCCATACTTTGGAAGTGTTGGACAGCCATAGTTTTGAACGCTCTGACTTCAGCAACTCTCTTGATTCCCTCTGTAATCGAATCTTTGGATTGGGGCCTAGCAAGGATGGGCATGAG ATCTCCTCAGATGATGATGCAGTGGTATCATTACTGTGTGAATGGGCTGTCAGCTGCAAGCGTTCTGGTCGGCATCGTGCGATGGTGGTAGCCaagctgctggagaagagacaggcagAGATTGAGGCTGAG CGTTGTGGAGAATCGGAAGCTGCAGATGAGAAGGGTTCCATTGCCTCTGGCTCCCTTTCTGCTCCCAGTGCTCCCATTTTCCAAGATGTCCTCTTACAGTTTCTGGATACACAGGCTCCCATGCTGA cGGACCCCCGAAGTGAGAGTGAGCGAGTGGAATTCTTTAACTTGGTACTGCTGTTCTGTGAACTGATTCGACATGATGTTTTCTCCCACAACATGTACACTTGCACCCTCATCTCCCGAGGGGACCTTGCCTTCGGAGCCCCTGGTCCCCGGCCTCCCTCTCCCTTTGATGACCCGGCTGATGACCCAGAGCGCAAGGAGGCtgagggcagcagcagcagcaagctggaG GATCCAGGACTCTCAGAGTCTATGGACATTGACCCTAGCTCCAGTGTGCTCTTTGAGGACATGGAGAAGCCTGATTTCTCA TTGTTCTCCCCCACTATGCCCTGTGAGGGGAAGGGCAGTCCATCCCCTGAGAAACCAGATGTTGAGAAGGAGGTGAAGCCCCCACCCAAGGAGAAGCTAGAAGGAACCCTTGGGGTTCTTTATGACCAGCCGCGGCATGTGCAGTATGCCACACACTTTCCCATCCCCCAG GAGGAGTCATGCAGCCATGAGTGCAACCAGCGGTTGGTCGTACTGTTTGGGGTGGGAAAGCAGCGAGATGATGCCCGCCATGCCATCAAGAAAATTACCAAGGATATCCTGAAGGTTCTGAACCGCAAGGGGACAGCAGAAACTG ACCAGCTTGCTCCTATTGTGCCTCTGAATCCTGGAGACCTGACATTCTTAG GTGGGGAGGATGGACAGAAGCGGCGACGAAACCGACCTGAAGCTTTTCCCACTGCCGAGGATATCTTTGCTAAGTTCCAGCATCTTTCGCATTATGACCAACACCAGGTCACGGCTCAG GTCTCCCGGAATGTTCTGGAGCAGATCACGAGCTTTGCCCTTGGCATGTCGTACCACTTGCCTCTGGTGCAGCATGTGCAGTTTATCTTCGACCTCATGGAATATTCACTCAGCATCAGTGGCCTCATCGACTTTGCTATTCAG CTGCTGAATGAACTGAGTGTAGTCGAGGCCGAACTGCTTCTCAAATCCTCAGATCTGGTGGGCAGCTACACCACGAGCCTGTGCCTGTGCATCGTGGCTGTCCTGCGCCACTATCACGCCTGCCTCATCCTCAACCAGGACCAGATGGCACAGGTCTTTGAGGG GCTGTGTGGCGTAGTTAAGCATGGGATGAACCGGTCCGATGGTTCCTCTGCAGAACGCTGTATCCTTGCATATCTCTATGATCTGTACACCTCCTGTAGCCATTTAAAGAGCAAATTTGGGGAACTCTTCAG TGACTTCTGCTCCAAGGTGAAGAACACCATCTACTGCAATGTGGAGCCATCAGAGTCCAACATGCGCTGGGCACCTGAGTTCATGAACGACACTTTAGAGAACCCCGCTGCTCACACCTTCACCTACACGGGGCTAGGCAAGAGTCTTAGTGAGAACCCTGCTAACCGCTACAGCTTTGTCTGCAATGCCCTTATGCACGTCTGTGTGGGGCACCATGATTCGGATAG GGTGAATGACATCGCCATCCTGTGTGCAGAGCTGACCGGCTATTGCAAGTCACTGAGTGCAGAGTGGCTGGGAGTGCTTAAGGCCTTGTGCTGCTCCTCTAACAATGGCACTTGTGGTTTCAACGACCTCCTCTGCAATGTAGAT GTCAGTGACCTGTCTTTTCACGACTCCCTGGCCACTTTTGTTGCCATCCTCATCGCTCGGCAGTGTTTGCTCCTGGAGGATCTGATTCGCTGTGCGGCCATCCCTTCACTCCTTAATGCTG CTTGCAGTGAACAGGACTCTGAGCCAGGGGCCCGGCTTACCTGCCGCATCCTCCTCCATCTTTTCAAGACACCTCAACTCAATCCTTGCCAATCGGATGGAA ACAAGCCTACTGTAGGAATCCGCTCCTCCTGTGACCGCCACCTGCTGGCTGCCTCCCAGAACCGCATCGTGGATGGAGCTGTGTTTGCTGTTCTCAAGGCTGTGTTTGTACTTG GGGATGCGGAACTGAAGGGTTCGGGCTTCACTGTGACAGGAGGAACAGAAGAACTtccagaggaggagggaggaggtggcAGTGGCAGTCGGAGGCAGGGTGGCCGCAACATCTCTGTGGAGACAGCCAGTCTGGATGTCTATGCCAAGTACGTGCTACGCAGCATCTGCCAGCAG GAATGGGTAGGAGAACGTTGCCTTAAATCGCTGTGTGAAGACAGCAATGACCTGCAAGACCCAGTGTTGAGCAGTGCCCAGGCCCAGCGCCTCATGCAGCTTATCTGCTACCCACATCGGCTGCTGGACAACGAGGATGGGGAAAACCCACAGCGGCAACGCATTAAGCGTATTCTCCAG AACTTGGACCAGTGGACCATGCGCCAGTCTTCGTTGGAACTACAGCTCATGATCAAGCAGACCCCTAACAAT GAGATGAACTCCCTCTTAGAGAACATCGCCAAGGCCACAATCGAGGTTTTCCAACAGTCTGCAGAGACAGGGTCATCTTCTGGAAATGCTGCAAGCAACATGCCCAGCAGCAGCAAGACCAAGCCTGTGCTCAG CTCCCTAGAACGCTCGGGTGTATGGCTGGTGGCTCCTCTCATTGCCAAACTGCCCACCTCAGTCCAGGGGCATGTGTTAAAGGCTGCTGGGGAAGAATTGGAGAACGGCCAGCACCTGGACACCTCTTCCCGCAAAGAACGTGATCGACAAAAGCAAAAGAG CATGTCCCTGTTGAGCCAGCAGCCCTTCTTATCCCTGGTGCTGACATGTCTGAAGGGGCAGGATGAGCAGCGTGAGGGACTCCTTACCTCCCTCTACAGCCAGGTCCACCAG ATTGTGACTAACTGGAAAGATGACCATTATTTAGACGATTGCAAACCAAAGCAGCTAATGCATGAGGCACTCAAACTGCGGCTCAACCTG GTGGGGGGCATGTTTGACACAGTGCAGCGCAGCACCCAGCAGACCACGGAGTGGGCTGTGCTCCTCCTGGAGATCATCATCAGCGGCACTGTCGACATGCAGTCCAACAA TGAGCTCTTCACCACTGTCCTGGACATGCTAAGCGTGCTCATCAATGGGACCCTAGCTGCAGACATGTCCAGCATCTCCCAGGGCAGCATGGAGGAAAACAAACGTGCCTACATGAACCTGGTGAAGAAGCTGCGG AAAGAGTTGGCGGAACGCCAGTCGGATAGTCTGGAAAAAGTTTACCAGCTGCTGCCACTGCCCAAGCCGACTCGAGACGTGATCACGTGTGAGCCGCAGGGCTCCCTTATTGACACCAAGGGCAACAAGATTGCTGGCTTCGACTCCATCTTCAAGAAGGAG GGTCTTCAGGTTTCCACCAAACAAAAGATCTCTCCCTGGGATCTTTTTGAGGGCTTGAAGCCATCAGCGCCACTGTCTTGGGGCTGGTTTGGAACAGTCCGGGTGGACCGGCGCGTGGCCCGTGGAGAGGAGCAGCAGCGACTGCTGCTGTACCACACACACCTGAGGCCCCGGCCCCGCGCCTACTACCTGGAGCCACTGCCACTGCCTCCAGAAGATGAGgaaccccctgcccccaccctgctaGAGCCTGAAAAAAAGGCTCCAGAGCCCCCCAAAACTGACAAACCTGGAGCTGCTCCACCCAGCACTGAGGAACGCAAGAAGAAGTCCACCAAGGGCAAGAAGCGCAGCCAGCCTGCCGTCAAGACAGAA GACTATGGAATGGGCCCAGGCCGAAGTGGCCCCTACGGAGTGACAGTACCTCCAGACCTCCTGCACCATGCCAACCCTGGCTCCATCTCCCACCTTAGCTATAGGCAGAGCTCCATAGGCCTCTACACCCAGAACCAGCCACTGCCAGCAG GTGGCCCCCGCGTGGATCCATACCGCCCCGTGCGGTTACCAATGCAGAAGCTGCCTACCCGCCCACCTTACCCCGGAGTGCTGCCCACGACCATGACTGGTGTCATGGGACTGGAACCTGCCTCCTACAAGACGTCTGTGTACCGACAGCAGCAGCCTGCAGTGCCCCAAGGACAGCGCCTTCGCCAACAGCTCCAGGCAAAGATA AGTCAAGGGATGTTGGGACAGTCATCTGTCCATCAGATGACTCCCAGTTCTTCGTACGGTTTGCAGACCTCCCAG ggCTATACTTCTTATGTTTCTCATGTGGGATTGCAGCAACACACAGGCCCTGCAGGTACCATGGTGCCCCCCAGCTACTCCAGCCAGCCTTACCAGAGCACCCACCCTTCTACCAATCCTACTCTTGTAGATCCTACTCGCCACCTGCAGCAGCGGCCCAGTGGCTATGTGCACCAGCAGGCCCCAACCTATGGACATGGGCTGACCTCCACTCAAAG GTTTTCCCACCAGACACTGCAGCAAACACCCATGATAGGCACCATGACCTCACTGGGCCCCCAGGGTGTCCAGGCCGGCATCCGGTCGGCTTCCATCCtgcctgagcagcagcagcagcagcagcaacagcagcaacagcagcaacagcagcagcagcagcagcagcagcagcagcaacagcagtaccATAtccggcagcagcagcagcagcagcagcagcaacagatccTGCGG cagcagcaacagcagcagcagcagcaacagcagcagcagcagcaacagcagcaacagcagcagcaacaagcacaccagcagcaacagcagcaggcgGCTCCtcctcagccccagccccagtcccAGCCCCAG TTCCAGCGCCAGGGGCTTCAGCAgacacagcaacaacaacagacaGCAGCTTTGGTCCGGCAGCTCCAACAACAGCTCTCCA ACACCCAGCCACAGCCCAATACCAACATATTTGGAcgctactga